The Mastomys coucha isolate ucsf_1 unplaced genomic scaffold, UCSF_Mcou_1 pScaffold13, whole genome shotgun sequence genome has a window encoding:
- the LOC116087712 gene encoding dynactin-associated protein-like: MDRKRGNYVVNVEPSGKQAPSMGTHGQEAQHPSCWHPPSNDITGNVSSNLSGVWVSPGILAHSECQHPEPCRPQVAGNSCGDWSLWKVFLACLLASVLTTAIGVLILSLVNRNNSPIVIQLSPNTEALTVTPQTTSTTSQTTAITSTGLTTTSPEATTTTATLTSTEPAGTSTAVSTEASTTTTMAMTSTQPVTTTATTTTPSVPTSTATSTQPTTSPASAETSATTIDSTQPETTSGSFKIK; the protein is encoded by the exons CCAAGCATGGGTACACATGGCCAAGAAGCTCAGCATCCCTCATGTTGGCATCCACCTTCAAATGACATAACTGGAAATGTCTCCTCTAACTTGTCCGGGGTCTGGGTGAGCCCAGGAATCCTTGCACATTCAGAATGCCAGCACCCAGAGCCCTGCAGACCACAG GTGGCTGGAAATAGCTGCGGTGACTGGTCTTTGTGGAAAGTCTTCCTGGCTTGCCTCTTAGCCTCTGTGCTAACAACAGCAATTGGAGTACTCATACTAAGCTTGGTGAATAGAAACAACTCCCCCATTGTTATCCAGTTATCGCCAAACACTGAAGCCCTAACAGTTACACCTCAAACAACCTCTACTACTTCCCAAACAACTGCAATCACTTCCACAGGGTTGACAACCACATCCCCTGAAGCTACAACCACAACAGCCACCTTAACTTCTACTGAACCAGCAGGGACATCCACTGCAGTGTCCACTGAAGCTAGTACCACAACAACCATGGCCATGACTTCAACTCAACCTGTGACCACAACAGCCACCACCACAACTCCATCTGTGCCCACAAGCACAGCCACCTCAACACAGCCCACAACCTCTCCTGCATCCGCGGAAACATCAGCCACAACCATTGATTCGACTCAACCTGAAACCACATCAGGCTCATTCAAAATCAAGTGA